In a single window of the Osmerus eperlanus chromosome 2, fOsmEpe2.1, whole genome shotgun sequence genome:
- the LOC134034246 gene encoding E3 ubiquitin-protein ligase RBBP6-like gives MACVHYKFSSKLQYDTVTFDGLHITLSDLKRQIMGREKLKAGDCDLQITNAQTKEEYHDDTALITKNSSVIIKRIPLGGVKATNKTYLIGRSDHHHVVGPPKAMDDHAVSVSLAQLSKTANLAEANASEEDKIRAMMSQSNHDYDPIHYTKKLSGPPPPNYTCFRCGKNGHYIRNCPTNGDKSFEAPQRIKKSTGIPRSFMMEVDDPSIKGAMLTNTGRYAIPTIDAEAYAIGKKEKPPFVSQAKSSSEEDEDPIPDELLCLLCKDLMTDAVVIPCCGNSYCDDCVRTSLLESDEHICPTCGKSDVSPDALIANKFLRQAVNNFKNETGYTKRMKKGGPPDSAGSAQPPIPAPPQPRLLRPYQQTRSQQDPLMPRPPAADTPPLAQQPGTPPVGGKTAAGSSSHSTPAASPQHLPSHVEPPVKEVEDLVPTQSVVVSADPPAPTSLLPTDYHVQVLTQPPPLSHTLHKAGPPPRPNPPRHSGGPPSWDTSGGHDRPHSDQPQHSHLPPSQPPPSSGPLPLFPPPPSLFSTQHLPPLLGVGHPQYPPPHYPPGQPPSSYPVPPPGFPPVPGVMPVPPWAPSTSQPPPLPSAPIPSLSSAPHPSFLSKDDFYRQQRRMKEDPPSLFSGRASDKSKLEEFTNDFAKELLEYRKMQKERRRSYSRSKSPYRGSSYSGSSRSYSRSPRSYSRSVSRSRSRSSSRPRLRSRSHSRSPYPRRPARPRTYRSRSRGYRRSRSRSPPHYRGRDGPGGGYRSRSRSPGPGGYRNHTPPAKKPGSDRERPVPEAERKYPGRERYRDKEPLLPEPKAGFPPRAPDSTDSQERERYHQWEREYREWYEKYYKSYSAHLPPVHPPPFRARPSEPYSPPTDRYAQPRHTRNRDTSPRSSPFRRGGRREEYSPPTSAHSPGPASKGRTAAMTYQERCLEKYGQQPIVKPDNKENPRGSTKDKEPANFTFGVATVTSARPGASKPGAHSHRKQKKKRKGEDGRGGGESSFSASDSTEETQRKERKETSDVNAAGRDDATPVRDEPMESDASALAPPPPKPDRAPSDRERYERRDLAKSDKAKRKSDSSGTRRDDNSSYTSSRTARKREPETDTLKTAHHKTSPVRAEDQKTPPAELAVKRLREEILPVKPDPFAPECSQNLQTAVSLKASPHISHSKPDRQPDQLKAARTKPDGHRQSESEPDQARPSKEDQRVWKEPAARQDRESAREDKPKREAERVGRAVERSSGSNAPDTKPEKRRRREERGRKEVKSTDDKELNAPGGGEEPSKIETKESPKPDVETQTDEEEREKETLIRPLIERGMRGKIKININMEGKKKEGGEGGVQGPAAISSTKVEKVERSKSRGHRRVLAPDGSAGVVDYTSASSTGGSPLRGGGLSAEDRLEQRKTIVKTLEEYTNDSSTPAEDEIVLIQVPRSKWEKEDSEEEGEKEEAVTVQAKPQAPPHTPLPPPLPPLPTLSVATESLVGRARVKERDQEREVDRVKGSSRPPPEKALTPTSEKGILADTQRSKAQISPAEKDRQEDKDKEQARERERESERERFKERQRAKESGGRERGKERERDRSSTSSREATDKHRPPHSSSSSSTSSHPSERERRERERERTGERGSDHGSEKSSSSSSHSSLRDRPAERKPSDGRDHNVVVAADRTPTDRTPTDRTPTDRTPTDRKPTDRKPTDHRNRDPREKADQKHRDHLDVRHRDGRDDREPGRPPHRRRDSPPDPHRSRGWDRDSHMSDSSSRNQAGRGWEPVRPSKSSPGRDRTQDKRPPLPPSSTENQPTKGATKGEEPRAEGPSGRKESQQDSQGTREMEVRSVREPLQPDCHQQPPRRDKPKSPHVDQEREGERDGERRGKEKGRENPATRSPSGLQPDRQQSDPVRETDEAAFVPDYSESESPGSESEGRMDDRGREGRQGEDRRREARKERADRREDRAEAGGKMDAGKGPEGESSRSSSVSSTCSQDSRKDEKKRDRKEKKKLKKHKKHKKHKRQASLECEEGELKGHKHKKKKSRKNRDKDKEGQGRGAAGEGDGQKAEEGRKEEATEEEEQDC, from the exons ATGGCTTGTGTGCATTATAAGTTCTCGTCTAAACTCCAATATGACACCGTCACTTTCGATGGCCTGCACATCACTTTGAGTGATTTGAAGAGACAGATCATGGGCCGGGAGAAACTCAAGGCCGGCGATTGTGATCTACAGATAACCAACGCACAGACTAAAGAAG AATACCATGATGACACAGCACTTATCACCAAGAACTCCTCAGTCATCATCAAGAGAATACCCCTGGGAGGAGTCAAAGCCACTAATAAAACCTATCTCAT tGGACGCTCTGACCATCACCATGTCGTGGGACCCCCCAAAGCC ATGGATGATCAtgcagtgtctgtgtctctggccCAGCTGTCTAAG ACCGCAAACCTGGCCGAGGCCAACGCCTCCGAGGAAGACAAGATCCGCGCCATGATGTCACAGTCCAACCACGACTACGACCCCATCCA CTACACGAAGAAGCTGTCAGGGCCGCCCCCTCCCAACTACACCTGCTTCCGCTGTGGCAAGAACGGCCACTACATCAGGAACTGTCCAACCAATGGG GATAAAAGCTTCGAGGCGCCTCAGAGGATCAAGAAGAGCACGGGCATCCCTCGCTCCTTCATGATGGAGGTGGACGACCCCAGCATCAAGGGAGCCATGTTGACCAACACCGGCCGCTACGCCATCCCCACCATAGACGC TGAGGCGTACGCCATCGGTAAGAAGGAGAAGCCTCCCTTCGTGTCTCAGGCCAAGTCGTCctcggaggaggatgaagacccCATCCCTGACGAGCTGCTGTGTCTCCTCTGCAAAGATCTCATGACCGACGCTGTCGTCATCCCCTGCTGCGGCAACAGCTACTGTGACGACT GTGTCCGGACGTCTCTACTGGAGTCAGACGAACACATCTGTCCCACCTGCGGCAAATCAGACGTCTCGCCCGACGCCCTCATAGCCAATAAGTTCCTGCGCCAG GCAGTGAACAATTTCAAGAATGAGACGGGCTACACCAAGCGCATGAAGAAGGGCGGCCCTCCGGACTCTGCTGGCTCCGCCCAGCCCCCTATCCCCGCCCCTCCTCAGCCCCGCCTTCTACGCCCCTACCAGCAAACGAGGAGCCAGCAGGATCCTCTCATGCCCCGCCCTCCTGCGGCCGACACCCCACCATTGGCCCAACAGCCTGGCACGCCTCCCGTTGGTGGGAAAACCGCTGCAGGCTCCTCCTCCCACAGCACGCCTGCTGCCTCCCCTCAGCACCTACCCAGCCATGTGGAGCCACCTGTAAA AGAGGTTGAGGACCTGGTGCCGACCCAGTCTGTGGTGGTCTCTGCGGACCCTCCAGCTcccacatctctcctccccacg GATTACCATGTCCAAGTTCTaacccagccccctcctctcagccacaCGCTCCACAAAGCAG GCCCGCCCCCGAGACCCAACCCCCCCAGACACTCTGGTGGACCCCCCAGTTGGGACAC ctccggTGGCCATGACAGGCCTCACAGTGACCAACCCCAacactcccacctccctcccagccagccCCCACCTTCCTCTGGACCCctacccctcttccctcctcctccctctctcttctccacccagCACTTACCCCCGCTTCTTGGGGTGGGGCACCCCCAGTACCCTCCTCCGCACTACCCCCcgggccagcctccctccagctacCCTGTACCCCCGCCAGGCTTCCCTCCAGTCCCTGGGGTGATGCCCGTCCCCCCCTGggcaccctccacctcccagcccccgcccctccccagcGCCCCCatcccctcgctctcctccgcccctcacccctccttcctctccaaggATGACTTCTACAGACAGCAGCGGAGGATGAAAGAGGA TCCTCCCAGCCTTTTCAGCGGCAGGGCCAGTGACAAGTCAAAGCTGGAGGAGTTCACCAACGACTTTGCCAAGGAGCTGCTGGAGTACAGGAAGatgcagaaggagaggaggcgcTCCTACTCCAG gtccaaGTCTCCCTACAGGGGCTCGTCCTACAGTGGCTCCTCCCGGTCTTACTCTCGTTCCCCTCGCTCCTACTCCCGCTCCGTGAGTCGCTCCCGGTCCCGCTCCAGCTCCCGACCCAGACTCCGGTCCAGGTCTCACTCCCGCTCCCCTTACCCTCGCCGCCCCGCCAGACCCCGCACTTACCGCTCGCGTTCCCGCGGCTACCGTCGCTCGCGCTCGCGCTCCCCCCCGCACTACCGGGGCAGAGACGGGCCTGGAGGTGGCTACCGGTCTAGGTCCAGATCCCCAGGACCCGGGGGCTACCGGAACCACACCCCGCCCGCCAAGAAACCGGGCTCGGACCGGGAGCGCCCGGTGCCCGAGGCGGAGCGCAAGTACCCGGGCCGGGAGCGCTACCGAGACAAAGAGCCCCTGCTGCCGGAGCCCAAAGCGGGCTTCCCCCCACGGGCTCCGGACAGTACCGATTCCCAGGAGAGGGAGCGCTACCACCAGTGGGAGCGCGAGTACAGAGAGTGGTACGAGAAATACTACAAGAGCTACAGCGCCCACCTGCCCCCTGTCCACCCGCCTCCTTTCAGGGCTCGCCCCTCGGAACCTTACAGCCCCCCCACAGACCGCTACGCCCAACCCCGACACACCCGAAACAGGGATACCTCACCCCGGAGCTCCCCCTTCCGtcgaggggggagaagggaggaataCTCCCCTCCTACCTCAGCTCACAGTCCAGGCCCCGCCTCCAAAGGGAGAACGGCAGCGATGACCTACCAGGAGAGGTGCTTGGAGAAGTATGGACAACAGCCAATCGTCAAGCCTGACAATAAGGAGAACCCGAGGGGATCGACCAAGGACAAGGAGCCAGCCAACTTCACTTTTGGCGTAGCAACCGTTACCTCAGCTAGACCGGGTGCCTCCAAGCCTGGTGCACACTCCCACAggaagcagaagaagaagagaaaaggggaagatgggagagggggaggagaatcCTCTTTCAGCGCCTCGGATTCCACAGAGGAAacgcagaggaaggagagaaaagaaacTAGCGATGTCAACGCCGCTGGCCGGGACGACGCCACCCCCGTTCGGGATGAACCAATGGAGAGTGATGCCTCGGCCttagctccacctcctcctaaACCGGATAGGGCGCCCTCAGACAGAGAAAGGTACGAGAGGAGGGACTTGGCGAAGAGTGACAAGGCCAAGCGCAAATCCGACTCCAGTGGAACCAGGAGAGACGACAACTCCTCCTATACGAGCTCCAGAActgccagaaagagagagccggAGACAGACACGCTCAAAACTGCCCACCACAAGACCAGCCCGGTAAGGGCCGAAGACCAGAAGACCCCCCCGGCTGAGCTGGCGGTAAAACGACTCAGGGAGGAGATTCTGCCCGTCAAACCAGACCCCTTCGCACCAGAATGCAGCCAGAATCTCCAGACGGCTGTCTCCCTTAAAGCAAGTCCACATATCTCTCATTCAAAACCGGACCGGCAACCTGACCAGCTCAAAGCTGCCAGAACCAAGCCAGATGGCCACAGGCAAAGTGAGAGTgaaccagaccaggccaggcccTCTAAGGAGGACCAGAGAGTCTGGAAGGAACCAGCAGCCAGGCAGGACAGGGAGTCTGCCAGAGAGGACAAGCccaagagagaggctgagagggtgGGCAGGGCAGTGGAGAGATCCTCCGGGAGCAATGCTCCAGACACCAAGCccgagaaaaggaggaggcgagaagagagggggaggaaagaggtgaAGAGCACGGACGATAAGGAGCTTAACGCaccgggagggggagaggagcccaGTAAAATAGAGACCAAGGAATCCCCCAAGCCAGACGTAGAGACCCAGAccgacgaggaggagagagagaaggagaccctCATAAGGCCCCTGATCGAGcgagggatgagggggaagaTTAAGATCAACATCAACATGGAAGGGAAGAAGAaggaaggtggagaaggaggggtccAGGGGCCGGCTGCTATCAGCTCCACCAAAGTAGAGAAGGTAGAGAGGAGCAAAAGCCGAGGCCACCGCAGGGTCCTAGCGCCCGACGGCTCCGCGGGTGTGGTAGACTACACGAG TGCCAGCTCCACCGGGGGCAGCCCTCTACGTGGAGGTGGCCTGAGCGCTGAGGACAGGCTGGAGCAGAGGAAGACTATAGTGAAGACCCTGGAGGAGTACACCAACGACAGCTCCACCCCTGCCGAGGATGAGATCGTACTCATACAG GTCCCTCGCTCCAAATGGGAGAAGGAAGactctgaggaggagggagagaaggaggaagccgTCACGGTCCAGGCCAAACCCCAGGCTCCTCCGCACACTCCTCTACCCCCACcactccctccactccccaccctctccgTGGCAACGGAGAGCCTGGTAGGAAGAgcgagggtgaaggagagagaccaagagagggaggtggacagagtGAAAGGCTCGTCGCGGCCCCCGCCGGAGAAAGCTCTCACTCCTACTAGTGAGAAAGGCATCTTGGCTGATACGCAGCGCTCCAAAGCCCAAATCTCACCTgctgagaaagacagacaggaggacaaagacaaagagcaggcgagagagagggagagagaaagcgaaaggGAGAGGTTCAAGGAGCGACAGAGGGCCAAGGAGTccgggggcagggagagggggaaggagcggGAAAGGGATCGCAGCAGTACATCGAGCAGGGAGGCGACGGACAAACATCGGCCGCCCcactcgtcctcctcgtcctccacctcctctcacccctcggagcgggagaggagagagcgggagcGAGAGAGGACTGGTGAACGGGGGAGTGACCACGGCAGTGAGAAaagctcctcgtcctcctcgcacTCTTCCTTGCGGGACCGCCCGGCCGAGCGCAAACCCTCTGACGGCAGGGACCACAACGTGGTCGTCGCGGCGGACCGCACGCCGACAGACCGCACGCCGACAGACCGCACGCCGACAGACCGCACGCCGACAGACCGCAAGCCGACAGACCGCAAGCCGACAGACCACCGAAACAGAGACCCGAGAGAGAAGGCCGaccagaaacacagagaccACCTTGACGTCAGACACAGGGACGGTCGCGACGACAGGGAGCCGGGCAGACCCCCTCACCGCCGACGTGactccccccctgacccccacagGTCTCGGGGCTGGGACAGAGACTCGCACATGTCTGATTCCTCCAGCAGGAACCAGGCCGGGCGAGGCTGGGAGCCTGTGAGGCCCAGTAAGAGCAGCCCTGGCagggacaggacacaggacaaacgaccccctctgccccccagctCCACAGAGAACCAGCCCACTAAAGGGGCAACCAAGGGAGAGGAACCCCGAGCTGAGGGTCCatcggggaggaaagagagccaGCAGGACAGCCAGGGaaccagagagatggaggtcagGTCTGTTAGGGAACCACTTCAGCCAGATTGTCACCAACAGCCCCCGAGGAGAGACAAGCCAAAGTCCCCCCACGTGGACCAGGAgcgggagggcgagagagatggggaaaggagggggaaggagaaaggcagagagaaccCAGCGACGAGGTCCCCCAGTGGCCTCCAGCCTGACAGACAGCAGTCCGACCCCGTCAGGGAGACGGACGAGGCGGCGTTCGTGCCCGACTACAGCGAGAGCGAGAGCCCGGGCTCCGAgtcggaggggaggatggatgaccgggggagggagggccgacagggggaggacaggaggagggaggcgaggAAGGAGCGGGCTGACAGGCGGGAGgacagggctgaggctggggggaagATGGATGCGGGGAAAGGGCCGGAGGGGGAGAGCAGCCGGAGCAGCAGCGTCAGCTCCACCTGCAGCCAGGACAGCCGGAAAGacgagaagaagagagacaggaaggagaagaagaaactgAAGAAGCACAAGAAACACAAAAAGCACAAGAGACAGGCGAGCTtggagtgtgaggagggggagctgaagggacacaaacacaagaagaagaagtccaggaagaacagagacaaagacaaggaggggcaggggagaggggcggcGGGGGAGGGCGACGGGCAGAAGgccgaggaggggaggaaagaggaggcgacggaggaggaggagcaagacTGTTGA